The following proteins are co-located in the Paracoccus saliphilus genome:
- a CDS encoding tyrosine-type recombinase/integrase — MAKTEQKSPLSAKYAAQGQEKDESDYPDLDQIALPVHLVGSGTLDRLIESARDYARHATAENTHKAYAQDWADFSRWCRRRGADPLPPSSELIGLYLADLAAPQDHCPGLAASSIERRLSGLGWAYRQRGFVLERKNRHITTVLAGIRRKHARPPHQKEALGPSDIHAMLATLPFDLRGLRDRAILLIGYAGGLRRSEIISLDVGHDDTLDSAGWIEILDDGVLLTLNTKTGWREVEIGRGSSDQTCPVHALEQWLHFGKIHAGPVFVAVSRDSNHALGKRLNDRHVARLIKRTVHDAGLRPELSEAERLKLYSGHSLRAGLASSAEVDERYVQKQLGHASAEMTRRYQRQRDRFRVNLTKAAGL, encoded by the coding sequence ATGGCCAAAACAGAGCAGAAATCACCATTATCAGCCAAATACGCAGCGCAAGGGCAGGAAAAGGACGAGAGCGATTATCCCGATCTTGATCAGATCGCTCTACCGGTACATCTGGTCGGGTCTGGTACCCTCGACCGGCTGATTGAGTCCGCCCGCGATTATGCTCGCCATGCAACTGCCGAGAATACCCACAAGGCCTATGCTCAGGATTGGGCGGATTTCTCTCGTTGGTGCCGACGCCGCGGCGCAGATCCTCTTCCTCCTTCGTCCGAGTTAATCGGCCTTTACCTAGCCGATCTCGCTGCACCACAGGATCACTGCCCAGGCTTGGCCGCCAGCAGCATCGAACGGCGCCTCTCCGGGTTGGGTTGGGCGTACCGACAGCGCGGCTTCGTGCTGGAGCGCAAAAATCGCCACATCACCACCGTTCTGGCTGGAATTCGGCGCAAACATGCCCGCCCGCCCCACCAGAAGGAAGCGCTCGGACCCAGCGATATTCATGCCATGCTGGCCACCCTACCCTTCGATCTGCGTGGCCTACGCGACCGGGCGATCCTGCTTATCGGCTACGCGGGCGGATTGCGCCGGTCCGAAATTATTAGCCTCGATGTCGGCCACGACGATACACTGGATAGCGCGGGCTGGATCGAGATCCTTGACGACGGAGTTCTGCTCACGCTGAACACCAAGACCGGATGGCGCGAGGTGGAGATTGGACGCGGGTCCAGCGACCAGACCTGTCCGGTCCATGCGCTGGAACAATGGCTCCACTTCGGCAAAATTCATGCTGGACCGGTCTTCGTGGCTGTTTCGCGTGATAGCAATCATGCCTTGGGGAAACGTCTGAATGACAGGCATGTGGCCCGGTTGATCAAGCGCACTGTGCACGATGCCGGGCTACGTCCTGAATTGTCTGAGGCCGAGCGGCTGAAACTCTATTCAGGCCATTCCCTACGCGCCGGGCTCGCCTCCTCGGCAGAAGTCGATGAGCGCTATGTCCAAAAGCAGCTAGGCCATGCCTCAGCAGAGATGACCCGCCGCTATCAGCGCCAACGTGACCGGTTTCGCGTCAACCTGACGAAAGCCGCCGGGCTGTGA